One region of Streptomyces sp. NBC_00442 genomic DNA includes:
- the sbnA gene encoding 2,3-diaminopropionate biosynthesis protein SbnA: MPVISVPEDFHMEDLYVDLRSVLDAPLYLKCEGFNFAGSIKLKAARSMIADAERKGLLTRDSVIVESSSGNLGVALSMIAASRGYSFLCVTDTRCNLNTRRLMEAMGAQVHTITEPDPESGFLGARLDFVRKLCASDSRHVWLNQYANPCNWQAHYRSTAPAIAERFPDLDVLFVGAGTTGTLMGCARYFKDSGRPVTVVAVDSVGSVTFGGPPAPRMIPGLGSGVRPQLLDTSFVDDVVHVPEIDTIRVAHQLASGGFLFGGSTGTVLSGAIRWLAENRDGRPCTAVAVSPDLGERYLDSIYQSNWVSELYGAHALDFSGAQAH; encoded by the coding sequence GTGCCGGTGATCTCCGTCCCGGAGGACTTCCACATGGAGGATCTCTATGTGGACCTGCGGTCCGTCCTGGACGCTCCGCTGTATCTGAAGTGCGAAGGCTTCAACTTCGCCGGGTCGATCAAACTCAAGGCGGCGCGGTCGATGATCGCGGACGCCGAGCGCAAGGGGCTGCTCACACGGGACTCGGTGATCGTCGAGTCCTCGTCGGGAAACCTCGGGGTCGCCCTGAGCATGATCGCGGCGAGCCGGGGTTATTCGTTCCTGTGCGTCACGGACACCCGCTGCAACCTCAACACCAGACGGTTGATGGAAGCGATGGGCGCCCAGGTGCACACCATCACCGAGCCCGACCCCGAGAGCGGCTTCCTCGGCGCCAGACTCGACTTCGTCCGCAAGCTGTGCGCGTCGGACAGCCGCCATGTGTGGCTCAATCAGTACGCCAATCCGTGCAACTGGCAGGCGCACTACCGCAGTACGGCGCCTGCCATCGCCGAACGCTTCCCGGACCTCGACGTGCTCTTCGTCGGGGCCGGCACCACCGGGACGCTGATGGGCTGCGCCCGGTACTTCAAGGACTCGGGCCGGCCGGTCACCGTGGTCGCCGTCGACTCGGTCGGCTCGGTCACGTTCGGCGGGCCGCCCGCGCCCCGGATGATCCCGGGCCTTGGCTCCGGCGTACGGCCCCAGCTGCTCGACACGTCGTTCGTGGACGACGTGGTGCACGTGCCGGAGATCGACACGATTCGGGTCGCCCATCAACTGGCCTCGGGCGGCTTCCTGTTCGGCGGCTCCACCGGGACCGTCCTCTCGGGCGCGATCAGGTGGCTGGCCGAGAACCGGGACGGCAGGCCCTGCACGGCCGTGGCCGTCTCACCGGATCTGGGCGAGCGCTATCTCGATTCGATCTACCAGAGCAACTGGGTGAGCGAGCTCTACGGGGCTCACGCGCTGGACTTCAGTGGCGCCCAGGCGCATTGA
- a CDS encoding ABC transporter ATP-binding protein encodes MTGTPSPQYRQDVVRLESVRKVYGGSKNRVAALDGVTLGLPRGTFTAVMGPSGSGKSTFLHCAAGLDRPTSGKVMLDGVDLSPLKERELTKLRRERIGFIFQAFNLLPALSVVDNVALPLRLAGHRPKKAAVEEVLARVGLADRRDNRPGELSGGQQQRVAIARALITRPAVIFGDEPTGALDTYAAREVLMLLREAVREAGQTMVMVTHDPVAASHADRVLFLADGQFVSHLDRPTADQVAERMTGLGAWGQDSAGIRAGHGVPR; translated from the coding sequence ATGACGGGGACGCCGAGCCCGCAGTACCGACAGGACGTCGTACGGCTCGAATCCGTACGCAAGGTCTACGGCGGGTCCAAGAACCGGGTGGCCGCCCTCGACGGCGTCACCCTCGGCCTGCCGCGCGGCACCTTCACCGCGGTGATGGGCCCCTCCGGGTCCGGCAAGTCCACGTTCCTGCACTGCGCGGCCGGGCTCGACCGGCCGACCTCGGGAAAGGTCATGCTCGACGGAGTGGACCTCTCGCCGCTCAAGGAACGCGAGTTGACCAAGCTGCGCCGCGAACGGATCGGCTTCATCTTCCAGGCGTTCAACCTGCTTCCCGCGCTGAGCGTCGTCGACAACGTCGCCCTGCCGCTCCGGCTCGCGGGCCACCGGCCGAAGAAGGCCGCGGTGGAGGAGGTCCTGGCGCGCGTGGGCCTCGCGGACCGCCGGGACAACCGGCCCGGCGAACTCTCCGGCGGCCAGCAGCAGCGCGTCGCCATCGCCCGCGCCCTCATCACCAGGCCCGCGGTCATCTTCGGCGACGAACCGACCGGCGCCCTCGACACCTACGCCGCCCGCGAAGTGCTGATGCTGCTGCGCGAGGCCGTGCGCGAGGCCGGCCAGACCATGGTGATGGTCACCCACGACCCGGTCGCCGCCTCGCACGCCGACCGTGTGCTCTTCCTGGCGGACGGACAGTTCGTCAGTCACCTCGACCGTCCCACCGCCGACCAGGTCGCCGAACGCATGACGGGCCTCGGCGCCTGGGGCCAGGACTCCGCCGGGATCCGCGCCGGACACGGGGTGCCCCGATGA
- a CDS encoding tryptophan halogenase family protein → MLNKVVIVGGGTAGWMTASYLKAAFGERMDITLVESGHVGAVGVGEATFSDIRHFFEFLGLKEKDWMPACNATYKLAVRFENWREKGHYFYHPFEQMRSVNGFPLTDWWLQQGPTDRFDKDCFVMASVIDAGLSPRRLDGTLIDQPFDEGADEMQGLTMSEHQGKTQFPYAYQFEAALLAKYLTKYSVERGVKHIVDDVKQVNLDDRGWISGVTTAEHGDITGDLYIDCTGFRALLINKALDEPFISYKDTLPNDSAVALQVPMDMEKRGILPCTTATAQDAGWIWTIPLMGRVGTGYVYAKDYLSPEDAERTLREFVGPAAADVSANHINMRIGRSRNSWVNNCVAVGLSSGFVEPLESTGIFFIHHAIEQIAKNFPNEDWNPNQRTLYNRSIAHVMDGVREFLVLHYVAAKRQDTQYWKDTKTRAIPDALAERLEMWKTQVPDSESIFPYYHGLPAYSYMCVLLGMGGIEMKPSPALALSDPGAAEREFAEIREKTRRLTETLPKAYEYFAQHH, encoded by the coding sequence GTGCTCAACAAAGTCGTGATCGTGGGTGGCGGTACCGCAGGATGGATGACGGCCTCGTATCTGAAGGCCGCGTTCGGGGAGCGCATGGACATCACGCTCGTGGAATCGGGTCACGTCGGCGCGGTCGGCGTCGGAGAGGCCACGTTCAGCGACATCCGTCACTTCTTCGAGTTCCTCGGACTCAAGGAGAAGGACTGGATGCCGGCCTGCAACGCGACGTACAAGCTCGCGGTCAGGTTCGAGAACTGGCGCGAGAAGGGCCACTACTTCTACCACCCCTTCGAGCAGATGCGGTCGGTCAACGGCTTCCCGCTCACCGACTGGTGGCTCCAGCAGGGCCCGACGGACCGGTTCGACAAGGACTGCTTCGTGATGGCCTCGGTCATCGACGCCGGGCTCAGCCCGCGCCGCCTCGACGGCACCCTCATCGACCAGCCCTTCGACGAGGGCGCGGACGAGATGCAGGGCCTGACGATGTCCGAGCACCAGGGCAAGACCCAGTTCCCCTACGCCTACCAGTTCGAGGCGGCGCTGCTCGCCAAATACCTCACCAAGTACTCGGTGGAGCGCGGCGTCAAGCACATCGTCGACGACGTCAAGCAGGTCAACCTGGACGACCGCGGCTGGATCAGCGGCGTCACCACCGCCGAGCACGGCGACATCACCGGCGACCTGTACATCGACTGCACCGGCTTCCGCGCGCTGCTCATCAACAAGGCGCTCGACGAGCCGTTCATCTCCTACAAGGACACGCTGCCCAACGACAGCGCGGTCGCCCTCCAGGTCCCGATGGACATGGAGAAGCGCGGCATCCTGCCCTGCACCACCGCCACCGCCCAGGACGCCGGCTGGATCTGGACGATTCCGCTGATGGGCCGGGTCGGCACCGGATACGTCTACGCGAAGGACTACCTCTCGCCCGAGGACGCCGAGCGCACCCTGCGCGAGTTCGTCGGCCCCGCCGCCGCGGACGTCAGCGCCAACCACATCAACATGCGCATCGGCCGCAGCCGCAATTCCTGGGTCAACAACTGCGTGGCCGTCGGCCTTTCCAGCGGATTCGTCGAGCCGCTCGAATCCACCGGAATCTTCTTCATCCACCACGCCATCGAGCAGATAGCCAAGAACTTCCCGAACGAGGACTGGAACCCCAACCAGCGCACGCTCTACAACCGCTCCATCGCCCACGTCATGGACGGCGTCCGGGAATTCCTCGTCCTGCACTACGTCGCGGCCAAGCGCCAGGACACGCAGTACTGGAAGGACACCAAGACCCGGGCGATTCCCGACGCACTCGCCGAGCGCCTGGAAATGTGGAAGACCCAGGTCCCGGACTCCGAGAGCATCTTCCCCTATTACCACGGCCTGCCCGCCTATTCGTACATGTGCGTACTGCTCGGGATGGGCGGCATCGAAATGAAGCCGTCGCCCGCGCTCGCGCTGTCCGACCCGGGGGCCGCGGAGCGGGAGTTCGCGGAGATCCGCGAGAAGACCCGCCGACTGACCGAGACGCTTCCCAAGGCGTACGAATACTTCGCGCAGCACCACTGA
- a CDS encoding cation:proton antiporter produces the protein MESLGSLIGDAPRIAHVTLALAVILLIALAGRALARMLRQPEVIGEIVVGLLSGPAVIALFGRPALDAALPAPVFDVIKLVSQAGLVLFLVGLAHKLGAASAGAAPRGGTLRVVVGALVVPLLTGLALAGLVLASDDDAARGSAPLPAFVLMVAVSMSITAVPVMARILADRGRTGTPAGQTALAAAIVIDAVGWLLLTLAISLGKGSLDGVLHSLRALAFGGLCALAVRYGLRTRIARNGCVRAPRTAAVFLGATALAVALAMEHLGMTAILGAALVGMAIPGGEDAPWERAVSSVSRLGAALAPAFFVVTGVTVLTGSFADTSWLLLTSAVVLGCAGKGIGSYLGARWGGRPRGTARRIAVLMNTRGLTELIALQAGLSAGILTGPMVLALIVMALTTTAMTGPLLNLLDRGESRLTTGAFAVATESSVR, from the coding sequence ATGGAATCGCTGGGAAGCCTCATCGGCGACGCGCCGCGCATCGCCCACGTCACATTGGCACTCGCCGTCATCCTGCTCATCGCCCTGGCGGGCCGGGCACTCGCCAGGATGCTGCGTCAGCCCGAGGTGATCGGGGAGATCGTGGTGGGGCTGCTCTCCGGGCCCGCCGTGATCGCCCTGTTCGGGCGCCCCGCCCTCGACGCGGCGCTTCCGGCGCCCGTGTTCGACGTGATCAAGCTGGTGTCGCAGGCCGGGCTCGTGCTGTTCCTGGTCGGTCTCGCCCACAAGCTGGGCGCGGCCTCCGCGGGAGCGGCGCCGCGCGGCGGCACGCTGCGGGTGGTGGTCGGCGCCCTCGTGGTGCCCCTGCTCACCGGGCTCGCGCTGGCCGGACTCGTGCTGGCGAGCGACGACGACGCGGCGCGCGGCAGCGCTCCGCTCCCCGCCTTCGTCCTGATGGTGGCGGTGTCGATGTCCATCACCGCGGTCCCCGTCATGGCCCGGATCCTCGCGGACCGGGGCAGGACCGGGACCCCCGCAGGCCAGACCGCGCTCGCCGCGGCCATCGTGATCGACGCGGTGGGCTGGCTGCTGCTGACCCTCGCCATCAGTCTCGGCAAGGGAAGCCTCGACGGCGTACTGCACTCGCTGCGCGCGCTCGCCTTCGGCGGTCTGTGCGCGCTGGCCGTACGGTACGGGCTGCGCACCCGGATCGCCCGCAACGGCTGCGTACGGGCGCCGCGCACGGCGGCGGTGTTCCTCGGCGCGACGGCCCTGGCCGTGGCGCTCGCGATGGAACACCTGGGGATGACCGCGATCCTCGGCGCCGCTCTGGTCGGCATGGCGATCCCGGGGGGCGAGGACGCTCCCTGGGAGCGGGCGGTGAGCAGCGTCTCGCGGCTGGGTGCGGCGCTCGCACCCGCCTTCTTCGTGGTCACCGGCGTCACCGTGCTCACCGGCTCGTTCGCCGACACGTCCTGGTTGCTGCTCACGTCGGCCGTCGTCCTCGGCTGCGCCGGCAAGGGGATCGGCAGCTATCTGGGAGCCCGCTGGGGCGGCCGGCCCCGGGGAACGGCGCGCCGGATCGCCGTCCTCATGAACACCCGCGGCCTCACCGAACTGATCGCCCTCCAGGCCGGCCTCAGCGCCGGAATCCTGACCGGTCCCATGGTCCTCGCGCTGATCGTGATGGCGCTGACGACGACGGCCATGACGGGACCGCTCCTGAATCTCCTCGACCGGGGAGAGAGCCGCCTCACGACCGGGGCGTTTGCCGTAGCGACAGAAAGCAGTGTCCGATGA
- a CDS encoding flavin reductase family protein → MTERAVNVEAPADLATPDRFRAMMSGFPTGVGVVTTTGDDGAPRGMTCSSVCSVTLSPPTLLVCLRDGSPTLEAILERGTFAVNLLHEGARDTAELFASGNPERFHLVPWEQEADAGGPHLVRDAHTVADCDVSAVHRTGDHVTVFGEARLLIQHHELPPLLYGLRQFRSWSQL, encoded by the coding sequence ATGACCGAACGCGCCGTCAACGTCGAAGCGCCGGCCGATCTGGCGACGCCCGATCGCTTCCGCGCCATGATGAGCGGATTCCCGACCGGCGTCGGCGTGGTCACCACCACCGGGGACGACGGGGCGCCGCGGGGCATGACGTGCTCCTCGGTGTGCAGTGTCACGCTCAGCCCGCCGACGCTCCTGGTCTGCCTGCGCGACGGCAGCCCGACCCTGGAAGCCATCCTGGAACGCGGCACCTTCGCGGTGAACCTGCTGCACGAAGGCGCCCGGGACACGGCCGAGTTGTTCGCCTCCGGCAACCCCGAGCGGTTCCACCTGGTCCCCTGGGAGCAGGAGGCGGACGCGGGCGGGCCGCACCTGGTGCGCGACGCGCACACCGTCGCCGACTGCGACGTGAGCGCGGTGCACCGCACCGGCGACCACGTCACCGTCTTCGGCGAGGCCCGCCTGCTCATCCAGCACCACGAGCTCCCCCCGCTCCTGTACGGGCTGCGCCAGTTCCGCTCCTGGTCCCAGCTCTGA
- a CDS encoding sensor domain-containing protein, protein MIALRPGRKLPAGRNPLRMLLSATPWRATGYLASYLVAGPVLFAIGALALVLGLVFMQLTVTVALTVGSAWVVRCCAQVERGRAVLVDEPVPYAYREAQKPGLVGQFKARCGDPVTFRDIACLVLLFPFLLLLDLLALVVWLGLLAGVSLPLWFWSINSRQSDGSWVRGVWLGGPDDGDPGLWIASWPAALLTAVLCLAVLGYASYLVVAAARLHLTVAHTLLRPPPDPLERAKRILTEPGPLALVSNRPLSGLTLSEGHSS, encoded by the coding sequence ATGATCGCGCTCAGGCCCGGCCGCAAGCTGCCCGCCGGGCGCAACCCGCTGCGGATGCTCCTCTCCGCCACCCCCTGGCGCGCGACCGGATACCTGGCCAGCTATCTGGTGGCGGGCCCGGTCCTCTTCGCGATCGGGGCCCTGGCCCTCGTGCTCGGGCTCGTCTTCATGCAGCTCACCGTCACGGTGGCGCTGACCGTCGGCTCGGCGTGGGTCGTACGCTGCTGCGCCCAGGTCGAGCGCGGTCGCGCCGTCCTCGTGGACGAGCCCGTCCCGTACGCCTACCGGGAAGCCCAGAAGCCGGGCCTGGTCGGGCAGTTCAAGGCGCGCTGCGGCGACCCCGTGACCTTCCGCGACATCGCCTGCCTGGTGCTGCTCTTCCCCTTCCTGCTGCTGCTCGACCTCCTCGCGCTCGTGGTGTGGCTCGGCCTCCTCGCCGGCGTCTCGCTGCCGCTGTGGTTCTGGAGCATCAACTCCCGCCAGAGTGACGGCAGTTGGGTACGCGGTGTATGGCTGGGCGGGCCCGACGACGGCGACCCCGGCCTGTGGATCGCGAGCTGGCCCGCGGCACTGCTCACCGCCGTCCTGTGCCTCGCGGTCCTCGGGTACGCCTCCTACCTCGTGGTCGCCGCGGCCCGGCTGCACCTGACCGTCGCCCACACCCTGCTCCGCCCCCCGCCGGACCCGCTGGAGCGGGCCAAGCGGATCCTCACCGAGCCCGGCCCCCTGGCGCTCGTATCGAATCGCCCGCTGTCCGGGCTCACCCTCAGCGAAGGACACAGCTCATGA
- a CDS encoding FtsX-like permease family protein codes for MIRIALRTLRFHKGGFIASFIALFFGAAIVIGCGGLFETGLRSAAPPGRLGAAPIVVTGDQSHPGTHGETVFTERVRLDASLATTIKTLPGVADAVPDLSFDATVAPSGAASAPATAPLKATGHGWSSAGLAPYRLTAGGAPTGPGQVVLDAGLAAKAGIGAGQRIQLLVHGGAKELTVSGLATGAGDGDTLFLSDQLAAQVGGRPGKVDNIGVLTTPGADRGQVVSEIEKAAGEAPVSVLTGDRRGWAENPSIITDGTKLVTLASVFGGLSAMVTVFVVSSTTGLSIQQRQREMALLRAIGTTPGQLRRLILGETLFIAVIATGLACYPGPRVGRWLLAAFARGDVVPDALAYRAGWIPMVTGVGAALLTALGAAFISARGAARTRPTEALAEASLQRKWVSVPRVVFALLFLGGGTALALVTASMSGPMAGSTATPAAMLWTAGFGLLGPGLAKVITAVLRWPLRALTGLAGRLATLNAKARIGRMAGAVMPVMLATGLATALIYLQTTQSSGSQQAFSDNMRADLAVTSVSGGLPLSMVDTIGKQPGVAAASAQVSSLGYLEPKTPPSQSEIDEGDFEPTEMPMQGVTAEGVAGTTAFHARTGSLGALHGDTVALPASEAGGFQLGDLVPMRFGDGAEASLKLVATVDARRGYETALLPASLLIQHTDAGLVPQITVTAAQGTDPGRLAQSLSALAGAHPGLSVLPRAMVSAVHQSEDDTQAWMAYLVLGVVVAYATIALVNTQVLATTERRREFMLQRLIGATRRQVLRMMTVEAILVAVAGLVLGSLVAVLTLVPLSESVLGSPVPEGSPWIFATVVAAAFVLTLITTLISAALVLRGRPGTMVGLRE; via the coding sequence ATGATCCGCATCGCGCTGCGCACCCTGCGCTTCCACAAGGGCGGCTTCATCGCCTCGTTCATCGCGCTGTTCTTCGGCGCCGCCATCGTGATCGGATGCGGCGGCCTCTTCGAGACGGGGCTGCGCAGCGCCGCTCCGCCCGGCCGCCTGGGCGCCGCGCCGATCGTGGTGACCGGCGACCAGAGCCACCCCGGCACCCACGGCGAGACCGTCTTCACCGAACGCGTCCGCCTCGACGCCTCGCTGGCGACCACGATCAAGACCCTGCCCGGCGTGGCCGACGCCGTGCCGGACCTCTCCTTCGACGCCACCGTGGCGCCGTCCGGCGCCGCGTCCGCACCCGCCACGGCTCCCCTCAAGGCCACGGGCCACGGCTGGTCGTCGGCCGGGCTCGCGCCCTACCGCCTCACCGCGGGCGGCGCGCCCACCGGGCCCGGCCAGGTCGTGCTCGACGCGGGACTCGCCGCGAAGGCCGGCATCGGCGCCGGACAGCGGATCCAGCTCCTGGTCCACGGCGGCGCCAAGGAGCTCACCGTCTCCGGGCTCGCCACCGGCGCCGGCGACGGCGACACCCTGTTCCTCTCCGACCAGCTCGCCGCGCAGGTCGGCGGGCGGCCCGGCAAGGTCGACAACATCGGCGTGCTCACCACGCCCGGCGCCGACCGCGGCCAGGTCGTGTCGGAGATCGAGAAGGCGGCCGGCGAAGCCCCCGTCTCCGTACTGACCGGCGACCGGCGCGGCTGGGCCGAGAACCCCTCGATCATCACCGACGGCACCAAACTGGTCACCCTGGCCTCGGTGTTCGGCGGGCTCTCCGCGATGGTCACCGTCTTCGTGGTGTCCAGCACCACCGGCCTCTCCATCCAGCAGCGGCAGCGCGAAATGGCACTGCTGCGCGCCATCGGCACCACGCCGGGACAGCTGCGCCGGCTGATCCTCGGCGAGACCCTGTTCATCGCCGTCATCGCCACCGGCCTCGCCTGCTACCCGGGACCGCGCGTCGGCAGATGGCTGCTCGCCGCGTTCGCCCGCGGCGACGTGGTGCCCGACGCCCTGGCGTACCGGGCCGGCTGGATCCCCATGGTGACCGGTGTGGGCGCGGCCCTGCTCACCGCGCTCGGAGCGGCCTTCATCTCGGCCCGCGGCGCGGCCCGCACCCGGCCGACCGAGGCACTCGCCGAGGCCTCCCTGCAACGCAAGTGGGTCAGCGTCCCGCGGGTCGTGTTCGCCCTGCTCTTCCTCGGCGGCGGCACCGCGCTCGCCCTGGTCACCGCGAGCATGTCCGGGCCCATGGCCGGCAGCACCGCGACCCCGGCCGCGATGCTGTGGACCGCCGGATTCGGACTGCTCGGACCCGGACTCGCCAAGGTCATCACGGCCGTGCTCCGCTGGCCGCTGCGCGCCCTGACCGGACTCGCGGGACGCCTCGCCACGCTCAACGCCAAGGCGCGGATCGGACGGATGGCCGGAGCGGTGATGCCCGTCATGCTCGCCACCGGGCTCGCCACCGCGCTGATCTACCTCCAGACCACCCAGTCGAGCGGCTCGCAGCAGGCGTTCAGCGACAACATGCGGGCCGACCTCGCGGTCACCTCCGTCTCCGGCGGCCTCCCGCTGTCCATGGTGGACACCATCGGGAAGCAGCCGGGAGTCGCGGCCGCCTCCGCCCAGGTCTCCAGCCTCGGCTACCTGGAGCCCAAGACCCCGCCCTCGCAGTCCGAGATCGACGAGGGCGACTTCGAGCCCACCGAGATGCCGATGCAGGGCGTCACCGCCGAAGGCGTGGCCGGCACCACCGCCTTCCACGCGAGGACCGGCAGCCTCGGCGCACTGCACGGCGACACCGTCGCCCTGCCCGCCTCCGAGGCCGGCGGCTTCCAGCTCGGCGACCTGGTCCCGATGCGGTTCGGCGACGGCGCCGAGGCCTCCCTCAAGCTGGTGGCCACCGTCGACGCGCGGCGCGGCTACGAGACGGCGCTGCTCCCGGCGTCGCTCCTGATCCAGCACACCGACGCGGGCCTGGTCCCGCAGATCACGGTGACCGCGGCCCAGGGCACGGACCCCGGACGGCTCGCGCAGAGCCTGTCGGCCCTGGCCGGAGCGCACCCCGGGCTCAGCGTGCTGCCCCGTGCCATGGTCAGCGCGGTGCACCAGAGCGAGGACGACACCCAGGCCTGGATGGCCTATCTGGTGCTCGGCGTGGTCGTCGCCTACGCCACGATCGCCCTGGTCAACACGCAGGTCCTGGCCACCACCGAGCGGCGGCGCGAGTTCATGCTGCAACGGCTCATCGGGGCCACCCGGCGGCAGGTGCTGCGGATGATGACGGTGGAGGCGATCCTGGTCGCGGTCGCGGGGCTCGTCCTCGGATCGCTGGTCGCGGTGCTGACCCTGGTGCCGCTGAGCGAGAGCGTGCTCGGCTCGCCCGTCCCCGAGGGCTCGCCGTGGATCTTCGCCACGGTGGTGGCCGCCGCCTTCGTCCTCACACTGATCACCACCCTGATCTCGGCCGCGCTCGTCCTGCGCGGCCGGCCCGGCACGATGGTGGGCCTGCGCGAGTGA
- the sbnB gene encoding 2,3-diaminopropionate biosynthesis protein SbnB, which produces MTKEELVPPFAVIPGSQVHSILTGHEQHTIDLVEAAYRVHGEGDTVNPPSYFLRFPDRPTARIIALPASIGGETRVDGLKWISSFPENVAAGIPRASAVLVLNDHDTGYPLACLESSIISAARTAASAALGADLLSRTPGRTRPRRVGFIGTGFIARHIHTYLAGAGWSFDEVGVHDLSAEYAGGFRSYLEGSGESGHITVHESAEELIRSSDLVVFATVASAPHVHDPDWFTHNPVVLNISLRDLAPEVLLASANVVDDIEHCLKADTSPHLTEQLTGSREFIDGTLAEVMAGKVEIPADRPVVFSPFGLGILDLAVGKFVYDEVLARNELNVIEGFFHEVDRYGRAGATSGRS; this is translated from the coding sequence ATGACAAAGGAAGAACTTGTCCCGCCGTTCGCCGTGATCCCTGGCTCGCAGGTCCACAGCATTCTCACCGGCCATGAGCAGCACACCATTGATCTGGTGGAGGCCGCCTACCGGGTGCACGGCGAGGGCGACACGGTCAACCCACCGTCGTATTTCCTGCGCTTTCCGGACCGCCCCACCGCCCGGATCATCGCGCTGCCCGCCTCCATAGGCGGCGAGACGAGGGTCGACGGGCTGAAGTGGATCTCCAGCTTCCCGGAGAACGTGGCCGCGGGAATCCCCCGCGCCTCCGCGGTGCTCGTGCTCAACGACCACGACACGGGCTACCCCCTGGCGTGCCTGGAGAGCTCGATCATCAGCGCCGCACGGACTGCGGCCTCCGCGGCGCTCGGCGCCGACCTGCTCTCCCGGACGCCGGGACGCACCCGGCCCAGGCGGGTCGGCTTCATCGGCACGGGGTTCATCGCGCGCCACATCCACACCTATCTCGCGGGCGCCGGCTGGTCCTTCGACGAGGTGGGGGTGCACGACCTGTCGGCCGAGTACGCGGGCGGCTTCCGCTCCTACCTGGAGGGCTCGGGCGAGAGCGGGCACATCACCGTGCACGAGAGCGCCGAGGAGCTGATCCGCTCCTCGGACCTGGTGGTCTTCGCCACCGTCGCGTCCGCGCCGCACGTCCACGACCCCGACTGGTTCACGCACAACCCGGTGGTCCTGAACATCTCGCTGCGCGACCTGGCGCCCGAGGTGCTGCTCGCCTCGGCGAACGTGGTCGACGACATCGAGCACTGCCTGAAGGCCGACACCTCCCCCCATCTGACCGAACAGCTCACCGGGTCACGGGAGTTCATCGACGGCACGCTGGCCGAGGTGATGGCGGGGAAGGTGGAGATCCCGGCGGACCGGCCGGTGGTGTTCTCGCCGTTCGGGCTCGGGATCCTCGACCTCGCGGTCGGCAAGTTCGTGTACGACGAGGTCCTCGCACGGAACGAACTCAACGTGATCGAGGGCTTCTTCCACGAGGTGGACCGGTATGGCCGCGCTGGCGCGACCAGCGGCCGTTCCTGA
- a CDS encoding ArsR/SmtB family transcription factor, translating into MTSDDLLAVLAAVGHRQRLRAIAELAGGRLYVSELARRLEMSRPLLYMHLERLEKAELVVSNLELSPDGKALKYFELAPFDLHVNLATIVGAMAQDTEGPVNMKKGTAA; encoded by the coding sequence ATGACGAGCGACGATCTGCTGGCAGTTCTCGCCGCGGTGGGCCACCGGCAACGGCTCCGCGCCATCGCCGAACTCGCGGGCGGCAGGCTGTACGTGAGCGAGCTGGCCCGCCGTCTGGAGATGTCGAGGCCCCTGCTCTACATGCACCTGGAACGGCTCGAGAAGGCCGAACTGGTCGTGAGCAACCTCGAACTCTCCCCGGACGGCAAGGCGTTGAAGTACTTCGAGCTGGCGCCGTTCGACCTGCACGTCAATCTCGCCACGATCGTCGGGGCCATGGCCCAGGACACGGAAGGGCCCGTCAACATGAAGAAGGGGACCGCGGCATGA